A region from the Candidatus Magasanikbacteria bacterium genome encodes:
- a CDS encoding thrombospondin type 3 repeat-containing protein: protein MFDDKPTDNNNKLPPNLPTSEPEDIFAGSDEDVKSEQEVLQEPEKMPEPEVEKETQETALNVGVLRAKAEGVSEEKPKETEINPVENELKPDESGLQPIDHTKKVEMQTPPTQSGDLKKELQKYEVKEPGMAKAIMIGSIVVVALIVLLGGAWWLYATFMAGTEEKSPFVDEVVEPEVVEEVVIEDVLPEDVLDDELLFGGAVDSDGDGLDDIRESDIGTDPNNWDTDGDALSDYDEVTIWKTNPLDADTDGDGYLDGAEVTAGFSPTGPGKLFDVTNLDSSNTSTK, encoded by the coding sequence ATGTTTGATGATAAACCAACAGACAATAATAATAAATTACCACCAAATTTGCCAACAAGTGAACCAGAAGATATTTTTGCAGGATCAGATGAAGATGTGAAAAGTGAACAAGAAGTATTACAAGAACCGGAAAAAATGCCAGAACCAGAGGTTGAAAAAGAAACACAAGAAACAGCATTAAATGTTGGAGTTTTGCGTGCAAAAGCAGAAGGTGTTTCAGAGGAAAAACCAAAAGAAACTGAAATTAATCCTGTAGAGAATGAATTAAAACCAGATGAAAGTGGATTGCAACCAATTGATCATACAAAAAAAGTAGAAATGCAAACACCGCCAACACAAAGTGGTGATCTTAAAAAGGAACTACAAAAATATGAGGTGAAAGAACCAGGTATGGCAAAGGCAATTATGATTGGTTCTATAGTTGTAGTTGCTTTAATTGTATTGTTAGGTGGTGCGTGGTGGCTTTATGCTACTTTTATGGCGGGTACAGAAGAGAAAAGTCCATTTGTTGATGAAGTTGTAGAGCCGGAAGTTGTGGAGGAGGTTGTTATTGAAGATGTATTGCCAGAAGATGTTTTAGATGATGAGTTATTGTTTGGCGGCGCAGTAGATTCAGATGGAGACGGTTTGGATGACATTAGAGAGTCTGATATAGGAACAGACCCAAACAATTGGGATACTGACGGCGATGCTTTAAGTGATTATGATGAAGTAACAATTTGGAAGACCAATCCACTGGATGCGGATACAGACGGAGATGGTTATTTAGACGGAG
- a CDS encoding thrombospondin type 3 repeat-containing protein, translating to MKRILIVGLVIFVTAGILITALLLFSNSKEKNNSQKKIDNTQEQITKKVNQFPDDLDMDGILDVEEEKLGTSNKEFDTDGDGLSDKTEIEILGTDPLNPDTDGDGFADGYEVIKGFNPNGEGTF from the coding sequence ATGAAGAGAATTCTGATAGTAGGTTTGGTTATATTTGTAACAGCAGGAATATTGATAACTGCTTTGTTGTTGTTTTCTAATTCAAAAGAGAAGAATAATTCTCAAAAAAAAATAGATAATACACAAGAACAAATAACAAAAAAAGTAAATCAATTTCCAGATGATTTGGATATGGATGGAATTTTAGATGTAGAAGAGGAAAAGCTTGGAACAAGTAATAAGGAGTTTGATACAGATGGGGATGGACTTAGTGATAAAACTGAAATAGAAATTCTAGGAACAGATCCGCTAAATCCAGACACAGACGGAGATGGTTTTGCAGATGGTTATGAGGTTATAAAAGGTTTTAACCCAAACGGTGAAGGTACTTTTTAA